In one window of Mucilaginibacter auburnensis DNA:
- a CDS encoding pyridoxal phosphate-dependent aminotransferase, whose protein sequence is MPNISQKGQRMPASPIRKLTPYADKAKQDGKTVFHLNIGQPDIETPEGMINAIKNVDFKVWAYTPSEGTLSYRKQLTKYYNRNGYNITPEDIIVTAGGSEAISITFMTCLDAGDEVLVPEPYYANYNGFASQSDIVVKPILSYIDSGFALPPIAEFEKHISSKTKAIFICSPNNPTGYLYSREEMEALKALVLKYDLYLFADEAYREFVYGDQPFVSPMHLDGLDENVVIIDTVSKRYSACGARLGCIITKNKKFWQTAIKFAQARLSPGLVEQIAGEAAIDTPDEYFDRVKAEYNSRRNTIVSALNKMEGVYCPNPGGAFYVMAQLPIDNSDKFCQWMLEEFSYNNQTVMMAPATGFYSTPGLGYNQVRLAYVLNNSDLEKAMTCLAEALRVYPGRVDNAEGLKLSAETVA, encoded by the coding sequence ATGCCAAATATATCCCAAAAGGGGCAGCGAATGCCTGCTTCCCCTATCCGTAAACTTACTCCATATGCTGACAAAGCTAAACAGGACGGAAAAACGGTATTTCATTTAAACATTGGTCAGCCTGATATTGAAACGCCTGAAGGTATGATCAATGCAATAAAAAACGTTGATTTTAAGGTTTGGGCCTATACCCCATCAGAAGGTACTTTAAGTTATAGAAAGCAACTTACCAAATATTATAACCGCAATGGTTACAACATTACTCCCGAAGATATTATTGTAACAGCAGGTGGCTCGGAAGCCATATCCATTACTTTTATGACCTGCCTTGACGCCGGTGACGAAGTACTGGTACCGGAGCCTTATTATGCTAACTATAATGGCTTTGCCAGCCAGAGTGATATTGTAGTTAAGCCTATTCTATCCTACATTGACAGTGGGTTTGCGCTGCCGCCCATTGCAGAATTTGAGAAACATATTTCCTCAAAAACAAAAGCTATCTTCATTTGCAGCCCTAATAACCCGACCGGATATTTATACTCCCGCGAAGAAATGGAAGCCTTAAAAGCTTTGGTGTTAAAGTACGACCTTTACTTGTTTGCAGATGAAGCTTATCGCGAGTTTGTATACGGCGACCAGCCTTTTGTATCACCAATGCATTTAGATGGCTTGGACGAGAATGTTGTTATTATCGACACCGTAAGTAAACGCTACAGCGCTTGTGGCGCTCGTTTAGGTTGCATTATCACCAAAAACAAAAAATTTTGGCAAACAGCTATCAAATTTGCACAGGCAAGGTTAAGTCCTGGTTTGGTTGAACAAATTGCAGGCGAAGCAGCTATTGATACTCCTGACGAGTATTTTGACCGTGTTAAAGCAGAGTATAATAGCCGCCGTAATACAATAGTTAGTGCACTTAACAAAATGGAAGGTGTTTACTGCCCTAACCCAGGCGGCGCTTTTTATGTAATGGCGCAGTTACCAATTGATAACTCAGATAAGTTTTGCCAGTGGATGCTGGAAGAATTTAGCTATAACAATCAAACCGTGATGATGGCGCCGGCTACAGGTTTTTACAGCACACCTGGTTTAGGTTATAATCAGGTTAGATTAGCTTATGTGTTAAATAACAGCGACCTGGAAAAAGCCATGACGTGCCTTGCAGAAGCTTTAAGAGTTTACCCTGGTAGGGTTGATAATGCCGAAGGTTTAAAACTAAGTGCAGAAACAGTAGCTTAA